GCGATGGCGTCGCGGCCGGGATTTCCGACACCAGCTGCGCGTACAGCGGATGCTGATCGTCGCCGCGTACGGAGAGCTTCGAAAACATCGGGAAGTGCACGTCGTATTTGGTCGAGCAGAAAGTCGCGATCTCGTCGTTCGTGCCCGGCTCCTGGGCGGCGAAATTGTTCGCCGGGAAGCCCGCCACGACGAGGCCCTTGTCCTTGTAGCTCTGATAAAGTTTCTCGAGCCCCTCATATTGCGGCGTCAGCCCGCAGGCGGAGGCGACGTTGAC
This genomic interval from Candidatus Hydrogenedentota bacterium contains the following:
- a CDS encoding glutathione peroxidase — translated: VNVASACGLTPQYEGLEKLYQSYKDKGLVVAGFPANNFAAQEPGTNDEIATFCSTKYDVHFPMFSKLSVRGDDQHPLYAQLVSEIPAATPSPQGGLKARLTEKGLGPKTDTEVMWNFEKFIIGKDGKVVGRFHPDVPPDSPALVAAIEKALAA